The proteins below come from a single Mugil cephalus isolate CIBA_MC_2020 chromosome 7, CIBA_Mcephalus_1.1, whole genome shotgun sequence genomic window:
- the LOC125010953 gene encoding tripartite motif-containing protein 16-like produces the protein MAQKGVGLDRETFSCSICLDLLKDPVTIPCGHSYCMICIKRHFDEEDKKETHSCPDCRQLFPSRPVLAKNTMLAVLVEHLKKTELQAAPADHCYAGPQDVACDVCTGRKLKASKSCLFCLASYCEKHLEPHYKSLAFKQHKLVDPSKNLQENICSRHDEVMKMFCRTDQQIICYLCPVDEHKGHDTVSAAAERTERQREVEGRRHNIQQMIQDKEKDVKLLQQELKAIAPSADKTVKDSQEIFTEMIHLLQERSSDVEQQVRSQQETEEGRVKEFQEKLEQEITELKKEDTELKQLSDTEDHNQFLHNYPSPSPLSQSTHSSSINICPLRNFEDVKAVVTELRKKLTEVNVLLSLPEPKTRGEFLKYSCEITLDPNTAHRYLVLTEGNRKASFKRQQYYPDHPDRFTDCYQVLSTESLTRRCYWEVEWRGRVVGVAVTYKNISRTGKESGFGRNDKSWSLEYLRDSTFWYNNIQTPVSARPSSRVGVFLDHRAGILSFYSVSETMTLLHRVQTTFTQPLYVGLWIRDWFNGSSAELVKLK, from the coding sequence ATGGCGCAGAAAGGAGTTGGACTGGATCGAGAAACCTTTTcttgctccatctgtctggatctactGAAGGATCCAGTGActattccctgtggacacagctactgcatgatCTGTATTAAAAGGCACTTTGATGAAGAGGACAAGAAGGAAACCCACAGCTGTCCTGACTGCAGACAACTCTTCCCATCGAGGCCTGTCCTGGcgaaaaacaccatgttagcagtTTTAGTGGAGCACCTGAAGAAGACTGAACTCCAAGCTGCTCctgctgatcactgctatgctggacctcaagatgtggcctgtgatgtctgtactggaagaaaactgaaagcctCCAAGTCCTGTTTATTCTGTCTGGcatcttactgtgagaaacaccttgAACCTCACTATAAGTCACttgcatttaaacaacacaagctggtggatccCTCCAAGAatctccaggagaacatctgctctcgtcatgatgaggtgatgaagatgttctgtcgtACAGATCAGCAGattatctgttatctctgccctgtggatgaacataaaggccacgacacagtgtcagctgcagcagaaaggactgagaggcagagagaggtggaggggagaCGACACAACatccagcagatgatccaggacaaagagaaagatgtgaaactgcttcaacaggagctgaaggccatagctccctctgctgataaaacagtgaaggacagtcaggagatcttcactgagatgatccatctcctccaggaaagaagctctgatgtggagcagcaggtcagatcccagcaggaaactgaagagggTCGAGTCAAAGAGTttcaggagaagctggagcaggagatcactgagctgaagaaggaagatactgagctgaagcagctctcagacacagaggatcacaaccagtttctacacaactacccctcacCATCACCACTCAGTCaatctacacactcatccagcatcaataTCTGTCCTCTGAGGAACTTTGAGGACGTGAAAGCAGTTGTGACAGAGCTCAGAAAGAAACTAACTGAAGTGAATGTTTTACTGTCATTACCAGAACCAAAGACCAGAGGTGAATTCTTAAagtattcatgtgaaatcacactggatccaaatACAGCACACAGATATCTGGTACTGACCgagggaaacagaaaagcatCATTTAAGCGTCAACAGTATtatcctgatcatccagacagattcactgattGTTATCAGGTCCTGAGTACAGAGAGTCTGACTagacgttgttactgggaggtggagtggagaggaagaGTTGTGGGTGTAGCAGTcacatacaagaatatcagcagaacaggaaaagaaagtggATTTGGACGTAACGACAAATCTTGGTCATTAGAGTATTTACGGGACAGTACATTTTGgtacaacaacatccaaactcCCGTCTCAGCTCGTCCTTCCTCCAGAGTCGGAGTGttcctggatcacagagcaggtattctgtccttctacagcgtctctgaaaccatgactctcctccacagagtccagaccacattcactcagccgctCTATGTTGGACTCTGGATTCGTGATTGGTTTAATGGATCCAGTGCTGAGTTGGTTAAACTGAAGTAG
- the LOC125010597 gene encoding uncharacterized protein LOC125010597: protein MAQKGVELDQETFSCSICLDLLKDPVTIPCGHSYCMNCIKQHFDEEDKKKIYSCPECRQLFPSRPVLVKNTMLAALVEQLKKTGLQAAPDDHCYAGPEDVACDVCTGRKLKAFKSCLFCLASYCEKHLEPHYKSPTFKQHKLVDPSKKLQENICSSHDEVMKMFCRTDQQSICYLCSVDEHKGHDTVSAAAERSERQREVEGRRQNIQQMIQDKEKDVKLLQQELKAIAHSADKTVKDSQEIFTEMIHLLQERSSDVEQQVRSQQEIEESRVKEVHEKLVQEITELKREDAELKQLSDTQDHNQFLHNYPSPSKLSQSTHSSSISICPLRNFDDVKAAVTELRKKLEDILRETRTNISLTVTEVDVLLPQPEPKTRDEFLKYSFEITLDPNTAHRDLVLTEKNRKVTFMLQQYYSDHPDRFTDCRQVLSRESLTRRYYWEVERTGRVGIGVTYKNISRAGNESGFGYNDKSWVLYWSTDSSTFWHNKIQTPVSAPPSSRVGVYLDHRAGILSFYSVSETMTLLHRVQTTFTQPLYAGIYVCLSSAELINPLKPICIRAQHSFTSKEKKLKESLTLRAEMAHKGVELDRETFSCSICLDLLKDPVAIPCGHSYCMNCIERHFDEEDKKIIHSCPECRQLFPSRPVLVKNNMLAVLVEQLKKTGLQAAPDDHCYAGPEDVTCDVCTGRKLKAFKSCLVCLASYCEKHLEPHYQSLTFKKHKLVDPSKKLQENICSRHDEVMKMFCRTDQQSICYLCSVDEHKGHDTVSAAAERTERQREVEVRRQNIQQMIQDKEKDVKLLQQELKAIAHSADKTVKDSREMLTEMIRLLQERSPDVEQQVRSQQETEESRVKEVQEKLEQEITELKREDAELKQLSDTQDHNQFLHNYPSLSTLSQSTHSSNINIRPLRYFDDVKTAVTEFRKKLEDILRETRTNISLTVTEVDVLLSQPEPKTREEFLKYSFEITLDPNTANRQLVLSEWNRKATFMFQQSYPDHPDRFTDWSQVLSRESLTGRCYWEVEWGGRVGVAVTYKNISRAENEHGFGYNDKSWTLEYFLGISTFVYNNIQTPVSGSCSSRVGVYLDHRAGILSFYSICETMTLLHRVKTTFTQPLYAGLRIYWGSSAELIKMK from the exons ATGGCGCAGAAAGGAGTTGAACTGGATCAAGAAACCttttcttgttccatctgtctggatctactgaaggatccggtgactattccctgtggacacagctactgcatgaactgtattaaacAACACTTTGAtgaagaggacaagaagaaaatcTACAGCTGTCCTGAGTGCAGACAACTCTTCCCATCGAGGCCTGTCCTGgtgaaaaacaccatgttagcagctttagtggagcagctgaagaagactggactccaagctgctcctgatgatcactgctatgctggacctgaagatgtggcctgtgatgtctgcactggaagaaaactgaaagccttcaagtcctgtttattctgtctggcatcttactgtgagaaacatcTTGAACCTCACTATAAGTCacctacatttaaacaacacaagctggtggatccctccaagaagctccaggagaacatctgctctagtcatgatgaggtgatgaagatgttttgtcgtactgatcagcagagtatctgttatctctgctctgtggatgaacataaaggccacgacacagtctcagctgcagcagaaaggagtgagaggcagagagaggtggaggggagacgacaaaacatccagcagatgatccaggacaaagagaaagatgtcAAGCTGcttcaacaggagctgaaggccatcgctcactctgctgataaaacagtgaaggacagtcaggagatcttcactgagatgatccatctcctccaggaaagaagctctgatgtggagcagcaggtcagatcccagcaggaaattgaagagagtcgagtcaaagaggTTCATGAGAAACTGGTGCAGgagatcactgagctgaagagggaagATGCTGAGCTGAAGCAACTCTCAGACACAcaggatcacaaccagtttctacacaactacccctcacCGTCAAAACTGAGTCaatctacacactcatccagcatcagtatctgtcctctgaggaactttgatgacgtgaaagcagctgtgacagagctcagaaagaaactagaggacattctgagagagacaaggacaaacatctcactgacagtgactgaagtggatgttttactgccacaaccagagccaaagaccagagatgaattcttaaagtattcatttgaaatcacactggatccaaacacagcacacagagaTCTGGTACTGACTGAGAAGAACAGGAAAGTAACATTCATGTTGCAACAGTATTAttctgatcatccagacagattcactgattGTCGTCAAGTCttgagtagagagagtctgactagACGTtattactgggaggtggagaggacaGGAAGAGTTGGCATAGGAGTcacatacaagaatatcagcagagcagggaaTGAAAGTGGATTTGGATATAATGACAAATCTTGGGTATTATATTGGTCCACAGACAGTTCTACATTTTGGCACAACAAAATCCAGACTCccgtctcagctcctccttcctccagagtcggagtgtacctggatcacagagcaggtattctgtccttctacagcgtctctgaaaccatgactctcctccacagagtccagaccacattcactcagccgctCTATGCTGGAATCTATGTTTGCTTATCAAGTGCTGAGTTAATTAACCCTTTGAAACCGATCTGT ATCAGAGCTCAGCATAGTTTCACTTCTAAGGAAAAGAAACTCAAAGAGTCACTGACACTGAGAGCAGAGATGGCGCACAAAGGAGTTGAACTGGATCGAGAAACCttttcttgttccatctgtctggatttACTGAAGGATCCAGTGGctattccctgtggacacagctactgcatgaactgtattgAAAGACACTTTGATGAAGAGGACAAGAAGATAATTCACAGCTGTCCTGAGTGCAGACAACTCTTCCCATCGAGGCCTGTCctggtgaaaaacaacatgttagCAGTTctagtggagcagctgaagaagactggactccaagctgctcctgatgatcactgctatgctggacctgaagatgtgacCTGTGATGTCTGTactggaagaaaactgaaagccttcaagtcctgtttagTCTGTTTGGcatcttactgtgagaaacaccttgAACCTCACTATCAGTcacttacatttaaaaaacacaagctggtggatccctccaagaagctccaggagaacatctgctctcgtcatgatgaggtgatgaaaatgttctgtcgtactgatcagcagagtatctgttatctctgctctgtggatgaacataaaggccacgacacagtctcagctgcagcagaaaggactgagaggcagagagaggtggaggtgagacgacaaaacatccagcagatgatccaggacaaagagaaagatgtcAAGCTGcttcaacaggagctgaaggccatcgctcattctgctgataaaacagtgaaggacagtcGGGAGATGctcactgagatgatccgtctcctccaggaaagaagccctgatgtggagcagcaggtcagatcccagcaggaaactgaagagagtcgagtcaaagaggttcaggagaagctggagcaggagattactgagctgaagagggaagACGCTGAGCTGAAGCAACTCTCAGACACAcaggatcacaaccagtttcttcacaactacccctcactgTCAACACTCAGTCaatctacacactcatccaacATCAATATCCGTCCTCTGAGGTACTTTGATGACgtgaaaacagctgtgacagagTTCAGAAAGAAACTagaggacattctgagagagacaaggacaaacatctcactgacagtgactgaagtggatgttttactgtcacaaccagagccaaagaccagagaagAATTCTTAAAGTATTCATttgaaatcacactggatccaaatACAGCAAACAGACAACTGGTACTGTCTGAGTGGAACAGAAAAGCAACATTCATGTTTCAACAGTCTtatcctgatcatccagacagattcactgattggtctcaggtcctgagtagagagagtctgactggacgttgttactgggaggtggagtggggAGGAAGAGTTGGTGTAGCAGTAacatacaagaatatcagcagagcagagaatgAGCATGGATTTGGATACAATGACAAATCTTGGACATTAGAGTATTTCCTTGGAATTTCTACATTTGtgtacaacaacatccaaactcCTGTCTCAGGGTCTTgttcctccagagtaggagtgtacctggatcacagagcaggtattctgtccttctacagcatctgtgaaaccatgactctcctccacagagtcaagaccacattcactcagccgctCTATGCTGGACTCAGGATTTATTGGGGATCCAGTGCTGAGTTGATTAAAATGAAGTAG